TCCCTGGTCGATCATTCGCACGTTCACACCCGCACCCGCCAGAGCGTGAAACAGCTTTGCAGCCGTACCCGGATGCCGTGCCATGCCACGCCCAACGGTGGCGATCAATGCAAGATTTGGAAAAACCTCTATCGAGTCAGGCTTGCACTCAGAGCGAATTTCGTCGAGTACCTTTTCGATCTTGCCGCCAAGCTGTTTATCAGCAATCACCACACTCATGGTGTCGATGCCGCTGGGCATGTGCTCGAAACTGATTCCGTTGGCTTCGAGCACGGTCAACAGGCGACGACCAAAGCCCAGTTCCTGATTCATCAGCGCCTTCTCGATGGCGATGACCGTGAAGTCTTTTTTGCCGGCAATACCGGTGATCTGTCCGGGTGTCCCGCCTGATCCATCTCGTGTTACCGAGGCTGCGTCACGCACAATCAAAGTGCCCGGATCGTCCGGTTTATTTGTGTTGCGGATATTCACGGGAATACCTGCCTGCCGCACGGGGAAAATCGCCTCATCATGCAGCACGGTCGCACCCATATAGGCCAGTTCGCGCAATTCACGATAGGTCACGACCTCAATCGGCTTGGGATTGGGAACAATCCGCGGATCAGCCATGAGCATCCCGGAAACATCCGTCCAATTCTCATAAACATCCGCGCCAGCGCCACGAGCCACGATCGCGCCCGAGACGTCCGATCCGCCTCGCGAAAAAGTCTTCACTTTCCCCTGCGTATCAGTGCCATAAAACCCTGGCACCACTGCACGGTTTGCTTTTTTCAACCGCGCGGAGAGAACCTCCTGAGTACGCTCCGCATCAAACTGACCTGAGCTATTAAAGAAAATCACCTCGGCTGCGTCGATGAACTCGTAACCGAGTAATGCAGCCATGATCAGACCATTGAGGTATTCACCACGGCTTGCAGCGAAATCTGCCGTACCGCCTGTGGTGGAGGTTTCGGAAATCCCTCGCTTTGCCTTGTCGAGATGAGATTGCAGATCAAGCT
The nucleotide sequence above comes from Phycisphaeraceae bacterium. Encoded proteins:
- a CDS encoding aspartate kinase, producing MAIKVAKFGGTSLADASQFRKVEAIIKADSDRRYVVPSAPGKRTSSDQKITDLLYLCHEHAKQKLPFDEVFNLIASRYMEIARELGVKLDLQSHLDKAKRGISETSTTGGTADFAASRGEYLNGLIMAALLGYEFIDAAEVIFFNSSGQFDAERTQEVLSARLKKANRAVVPGFYGTDTQGKVKTFSRGGSDVSGAIVARGAGADVYENWTDVSGMLMADPRIVPNPKPIEVVTYRELRELAYMGATVLHDEAIFPVRQAGIPVNIRNTNKPDDPGTLIVRDAASVTRDGSGGTPGQITGIAGKKDFTVIAIEKALMNQELGFGRRLLTVLEANGISFEHMPSGIDTMSVVIADKQLGGKIEKVLDEIRSECKPDSIEVFPNLALIATVGRGMARHPGTAAKLFHALAGAGVNVRMIDQGSSEINIIVGVETPDFEKAMRAIYTAFVA